The Oryzias latipes chromosome 8, ASM223467v1 genomic interval ttttgcaatTATACAGTCATTTGCTGAGCAGTTCAGGTAAGATGTTGAACTTCGTAAAAATAAAGGAGCAGTAGATATGGATATATTTCTGTAGCTTGTTTTTTCCCCGTGTGACTTTAGAAAAATACCCTTCTGTTAGTTACTTTTAGTctaaacttgtattttttttagaaataggTTTATGAAGTTTATGTTATTTCAGGTAAAGGCATGTTGTGAAATCAATAgaaatttgtgcatttttttctaaatattaatTTACATGCAAGTCATTGCCATGTAATAagcttacaaaaataaatgtctttattgatcccacaaaacAGCAGTTAATAAATAACACTTAATATTAGTGAGACAATAAAAATGAAGGCTCCAGTGGCTATGAGGCTGTAAACTTTAAAGAGTGTAATAGCTGATGGGATCGGCTGAAGTGCTGCTTCCTGCAGCAAGGGACAATCGATGTATTCATACTAATTTGTTCTATCATGTGCTGATGTTTATGTTGCTTAAACGGTAGAGATGTAAAAAGTTTAAACTGAAACCATATCTTACAACCCTAAaggattttaatttatttgcctttttagtattaaaaatcTGTATGTAATTTGCTGCAAACATTTgtaattgaaaaaaaggaaatacagaGAATGTGTTTCCCTAAATGCGCTTCATCTCTGATTATTGGATGTGATTAGGTTGAACAAAAGCTCTAAGTTTATGTTTGCAGTTTCTTCTAACAGCTGTATGGAACTTATTTGGATTTCACTAATCTGCTATGCTTTATTATGGAAGAGTCAACAGCAACATGTGCTTATAACTTAAACCTTTTTACACTCCTCTCACCCTCAATAACCCCTTCGCCATCCTCCAGAGAGtccacaccttttttttaaataccccATTACTGATTTGCCTGTGCTTTTTTGAATAAAGCCAATTCAGCCCTCCCACGCACCATCCCTCCATTCCTTTGAAATGAGACACACACTTTTGTGTCTTTCCAGGGGTGCCATGCCGTTCTTTTTAAGCTCATATTAATTCCATCACTCTGTGCGAAAACACAAACACGTTAACGCCGGAGAACCACACAAATGCCCTCTTCAGAACCCAGACGGATAAACTTATCAGTGCGTATGGTCCTGCTTAAACACAGCAACAAACACTTATCCGTTCCATTCACATTTTGTCTTTGCACCTAGATCGGAACATTCCACCCTTCTTACTAGTTTGCAGCTTTTGCTGCattattctttttcatttgactTCCTCCTCAGActtataaaaaactttttttgggcCTGTTTTTGTTATTGCAACTATTTATTCAGTCTTCATATGAAATTGTTAAGTATTTGTctgttatagaaaaaaaaaggggtgggaCATTTTTCCAAACAAGTTTTAGTCTGACTTTAGAGTAAGAAAGAGTGGAGAACATTCAaaagtttttaataatttatgaaAGCATCCCTTAATGACCATTGCAAATGCATAGCAGGgcaaaaagtatttgtcagtgACAGATCCTGCAAGTTGTTCCATTTAGAAAGTTAAgaggtctgtaattttcatcacatGAGCGACAGAATGTAGAAATAacccaggaaatcacattgtgtgatttttaaagaatttatttgtatattggtgcagaaaacaagtatttggtcaataacaaaagttcacctCAATTCTTTGTAATGTAACCCTGGTTGTCAATGACAGAGGTCGAACGTTTCTTGTAGGTCTTAACCAGGTCTGCCGACTTTTggcccattcttccatgcagatcttctcaagagctattgtgttttggggctgttgatGGGCGACACAAACTTTCAACCCCCTCCACAGATTTTCTAttggattgaggtccagagtctggctaggccactccagaaccttgacaTGCTTTTTACAAAGCCACTTCTTTGTTGACTGGGCGATGTGTTTGGGATCCTTGTCCTACTCGAAGATTCAGCCATGTTTTATCTTCATTAATCTCACCATAAATGGTCCCATTCATCTTTAGTATGGATCAGTTGTCATGTCctctttgcagaaaaacaaagtgcAGAGCCACAGTGCATGCAGATAATTATCCAGGGTATTGCTATTACAAAACACACAAGTGTCTGATTCTTTAAGATCCATCTGGAACATCTTTTGTCCTGTGTAGTGAGTCCTATGAAGAGTTTTAAACTCAATCAGATGCAGATTAAGACTTTTGGTTAGACTAAAAGGGTTTGAATGGCACCAATTGAACTATTTATAATCAGGATACAAAGTCAAACTCCTAAAACATAGAGGTCTATACCTGTAAAGTCAAAAAGTCAATGTGTAACCGAAATATCTATTGTTTGTAATAGAAACTGCAGAAACATTGCAACATTCACAGTATAGGATTCAAAACGTTAGGGTGTAGGCCTTTCATACAAAGACCCATGCTGACACAAATTTAAGTCCATGGTTGACCTCTGTTATCCATTACAAATCTGTCATTTGCTAATATCATTTTTCCAGTAAATATTAAGCAATGTCAATCTGAATTATTGCAAGCAGAGAAATGACTGAAACTACAAATGAAAGCTTTGAGTGGAAGAAAATATCTGCAGTACATTTGTTTCTATATCTCATAAAAGTCTGAACAGCACGTGAAATGAATTGCATGTGTGCCTGTAAATGCATGCTGCCAACAGCTAACCAAAGTCAAATTCTTCCTATgctttctttcctgtttttcctcttcCCTGACTTCTCATCTTTCCCTTCtcataaccttttttcttttttcttttttttttgcttaatcaGCATCTAGGCCATCTGCTGGCACAGTCTGGCAGCTGTATGGCATGAAAGAAGCCAGTGGCACACCACCCTTCATGTGTTGTCAGTACTGCCGAAACATTGAGATGGAGGGAAGGTGGAATGTGTGGTAGGAAGGTTTGACAGAGTGCTGCCGGGAAACGAGCAGAAGCCAAAAAGCGTCGAAAAATAATCTGGTTGCAAAAACAAAGTGGTGCAGTATTTTATTCATTCTGTTCTtctccatttttctttgttcttttctttccaaaaaaaaagaaaaaatcagaaaatcgATTGTGTAGATAAAATGTGATTTGAGATATTTTAAACAAGCAATTAGCTTTGTAATCCTTTTTACAGTAGTAAGAAATTCTGCAATTACTGGAGGACATAGTCAAGTGCTTATCTTGTGACAACTTTATTTAGTGTACTGTAATCATTTTCCGTCCTTGACTGTAATATTCTTTGCAGAGGATAAGAGAGGGATTGAGGTCACTCTAAGGTCAACTGTTCTGCTGTGTTCTTTTGAGAACAGAGCTAGTTTTggagaaaaagtaaaatgttttctctATGCTTATTGCAGTTGTATCCCCTCTAAAACCCACtacaaaaatagtgtttttgtttgttttaccatgATCTTGTGGCAGTTTCCTCATAataaaggacatatataaagaaaatggagTTTAAATGTACATGTTTGGCAATTACTtgtttcaaatcgttgtgagtcaagaacaaaataaaaaatgccatttaaaaaaagcttgtagacaACTGGAAGGCACGaggtccctgctccgctccattctgatgcacccactcgcagataaatagatccatgtacgtctttgtttttctcgtcttaGCTggtatttggctcaaaactgtacggctgaatagctccatTGCTTGCCAATTTTGTTCCATCGGTAATATTGTGTTGGGGTTCTAAGGGGCTGTAATCTAGCATGAGAGTGTGTACATAGATGGATAACGGTAAGTTAGGGTGGGCTTACGTCATTCCACCAGctcagcccacaactcagtggtgaatttttaaggaattcctgccgctctgcagaaaatatgtcctagaaaacaacccatgtttattgattttggctaaaaacgcataatcgtaattaaataCCACtgggatcaaaagatgatcggcgTGGGACTTTAATGCCAGCTTAAAAGCTGACTCTTCTAAAgctatggggggaaaaaagaaaacttgttgTGGAATAAACCAATACCGAAAACTTTGAAGATGTTTTAACAAAGAGTAACATATATCTaacttttcaagatttttttttttaattgcagtcTTTTTTACCTGGATTCAATTTGCAAATGTTTTCCTCATTACTATTTTTAACTCAATACTTAGTTTTAGCTTGTAAATGAGAGCAAAGAAATTGGGAAAATAATAGGTCCAGCATGAgagtttttatgtgtttgtgttgtttgcaTGGGATATTGCACAACAGCTCCAAGCCATGGCTAGCATTTCCATACTTTTCCCTGACAGTGTGTTCATCCTTCAGCAGTCCTTTGCCAGCATCCAACCAATAAAAACATGGGTGGTCAGGCATTTTCAAATGTGGACTCACACACAATGCTCACCTATTAAGCACAGAGCAGCAGATCATTAAATGTGGTTAAGCCCAAGGGCTACATTAGTATAAGGGGTTTTATATCATAGTTTTAACTTCCATTTTGCCTCTAACTCACTGCtgataaaatagtttaaaacctCTATAAATCCTACActgtaaaaatagtaaaaatgcaAGCAGTGGGTCAGGAAGgagtttttgtcatttatataAAGATAgcaccattttttttatgtcatttagaGTCACTAGTATTAATGCCCCTTTTTTCTCACTGCTCCTTTGTGTATTAGTGCAGCCCTGTATAACTGATTGCATATTTATTCATGCTTTTACACAAACCCTTCTGCAAACACCCTGCTGTCCTTGAATGTTCCCACTGGCAGCTGAAAATGCGTTATTAAGAAACATTTCCAGTATTTCTTCCTCCTTCATTGTCTTAACATCATCATCTTTTTCACAGATAACATTTttctaggaaaaaaaatgaagaaagctgtagccaaaactttattttcagtattcatttaatgataattttagttattttccatttatacaaataaattcacataataaaaaaaacaaacagcaaatatCAACAGTTTCCCAAAGTAAACAGGGAAAATTAACAGTCACATTGAAAATACTTGTGGTTATCCtcaatgttttatattttacaaaaaaaaatatattccagttgcatttctgagttcgaagttattttctttgtatGGAAATTGGAAGCGGTGCGGTTTTGGGGGTTTTGAGGACTTCTTGGAATTTGAATATATTCAGAGAATGACTGATAGTAACTTTTCTTCTggaggttttccttttttttgcacaagaCAGAGCATGTACTAGCTTGATCACGGAGATGTAAACACACATACTTTTAGAGGCACATAATTCCTTTAACTCGAAATTTGAAGATGTGGATCACATCACTCCATCAAACTATTTTCCAGCGGATCTCTGCAAATTTTCTGCCTCAAACACACCATTGTGAAGTTGAATAACAGGCGGGATACAAGTGAGCAAAAGCACAACtttttctcattaaaacaaaagtgCATCCAAGATCACAAACATTTAGGAACTATCCGTTAATAAAAGTTTAttagtttgcatgttttcagcCAAATAAAGTAGCAAATAAAGTGTGTTGTGTATGAcagaaaatcaataaataaagccataaaagattatttttcctGATTTCTTGTTATCTAAGCATTTACTGTAAAGTATATAAGAAATGACAGCACTGGATGGTGAACTGAGCTCAGTCAAATGACTCCCTTTGTACCTTGTTGTAATCCTGCCGGCTCTCTGCTTTTGTGAAGGCAAAGCCCGCCAAGGGCTTCAGCGTAGAGAAAGGGATTTAGCCTCGACTCAGACCAGACTCACTTCTACTTAGACTGTCTGATATTATCCAGGGAAAGCTTTTTAGCTATAACCTTACTGGTACCAAATGGGTTTTAATCTTCAAagattttaatctgaattttcctTGGCTCTTGTATCacagaaaagcaacaaaacaaaaagttgatGTGCGGGTAAAGTGTGAGGGTTTATCATTTACAGTTTTGCACagtaaaaaagatattttacaATATATAACAGGAAACATAGCTTTCGATCCAAATATTTACAACAGGTTTCTTTCCTTTGCTCAACTTCATTTGACATCTCAAAGATAATTCACAGCATTCGTTGATCCCTTTTGGGGTAGCACAAGATTTACCGGACACTGCAGAAACACTTGACAGAACAATTTGTAGGGCCCCTTTGATCTAGACAGCCAACAAATCTTGTTTGAGAACATTTGCAGTACATATAAAGGAGGAATTATGCCTAAATGTGTTTCAGCATTTCACCATCAGACCCAGCCTCATAAcataaaaactgaattaaagtctgtaaattttatttaagtCCGAAGTAGAGGCACTTTGAGGCCTTTCAAAGGGCCTTTAAAACTCTTTCTAATATCTGCTAGGATGACCAAAGGGCGGTGTGTTAAATATTGTCCAAATTCTTCTTTGCTCATGGTGATATTGGTCTTTCCAATTTTAAGCAGTAGCTCCTGTACTCCATACTCCACTGGGAGGAACACAGCTAAAGAAAAGTCCTGCTCCTTACATCTAGCTGTCAAAAGTAGGGAGGCTTGTGTGATGGCATGATGTTATTCGATGCACAGTGATCTTGTAGAAGCAGTACATATTCCAGTCCGCCGTTTTGAACAGCAGGTTCAGGGTTCATATGTTGCGGCTGCTTTTGAGGCAATGCGCCATTGTCTAAGCCAGCTTTAACTCCATCCAGCTCTAGTTGGGACGGCTCACAGTCTAAGTCCATGTGGCCTTTCCCCTTCTTCCAGCGAAGGTAGCAGACCACTCCAATGGCTACTGCTATCACCACCAAAATAAGTAAGATAGCTGTTGCTGGCACCAGAGCAGTAGTTGGAGGAGAGGGAGAAGTCGTGGCAACATTCTTTCCTGTGATGGTTTCAGGGTTTGTGCGTGCTTTGGTGCAGACACTGTCTGTGCCAATAGGCGCACCAAATGGGCTTACGCATATAGAGTAGATGGAATTGGGATGTAAGCCTCTGAGCGTGTACTCCGAGATAGATTTTGGAAGACTGAGCTCTCTTGGTCTTTGGTCTGAACCAGACAGGTTGCGGTAGGTTATGCGAATCCCACTGAGATAAGGTCGCAGTTCAATGTAGCGGTGGAGGTTCAGACAGATTGAGGTTCCGGTTGGTTGACGTAAAGTGATGTCAGGTTCGTCTGCTGTGGCTGTTGCTTCAGGAGATTCTGGTTCAGGTGGGGAAGGCAAAGATTCGTTTTGGATTTCACAATACATTCCAGATGTTCCATGTGGACAGGTGCATTCTACCTGTCCATGCTCATGAAGATGGCAAGTACCCCCATGTAAGCAGGTTTGAGGGGGGCAGAAATGCTCCTTGCTTTTGTCCAAGGTTTTGATGCTGGAAGATTCAGTGACAAAAGGTGGTGTAATGTCATCTGGATTGGCAGTATCCTTGTGTACTCTACCAGCTTTAGTAGTGGTTGGCAAAGTAGTGACAGGAACAGAAGTGGTTGTAGTTGTACTTTTGATGGTAGTGGTGGTGACTGTAGTTGTACTTGGACAGCCAAAGTCACTGTACTTTAGTGCTGTTAATAACTTTCTAGCGTGGCTCAGAGGGAAATGACAGCgagtttcagctgttttttccaGGATGATACCCTGATCTGTGAGCCATCTTGGGAACCAAACTAAGTTGCAGAGGCAGTTAAAGGGATTTTGAGCTACTCTGAGCTTTTTGAGGTTAGGCAAAAGAAGAGGAAACTCTTCAGGGAGGCCATGTAAACCAAGGCTGCTAATATCCAACTGATTCAGCTCCTTGAGGTTCTGCAGGTCGTCAGCCTTTAGAGGGTTCATTGGATTTCCAGCTACGCTAAGGTACAGCAACCCAGGGATTTCCTTTACGCCTGATGGAAAAGATGTGAAATGGTTTCCTGAAATGTCAAGCTCATGGAGattctttaaatgtttcagGAGATGGTCATTCACTCTGGTAAGCCCCACACTAGCCAATTTAAGGGACTccaagtttggtgttttgaggTCTGAAGGGCTCAAAGTTGGTAAGAGGTTATAACTAAGGTCCAGAAGTAACAGTCGGGGCATTGAGAAGGTAAATGgatattttaacatgttattttgCAGCTTGAGTTCCAGAAGGTTTTCTAGGCCATCAAAGGCTGCTGGATGGATGGTCGTGATGTGattgctgtataaataaagacgCTCAAGCTTGGACATACCATGAAAGCAATCCTCAGAAATGTGGGTTATCTGGTTTGATGACAAGTCCAGATTTTTCAAAGAGGTCAATGGTTCAAACACTCTATCAGGAAGTTCTGTCAACTTATTCTGGCTGAGGTCAAGTAATTCCAAGTCCTGTAAATTGCTAAAATCCTCACGTTTGATGACTTCAATTCTGTTGTTGAATAAGTAGAGGTTCCTTATGGCTGGATGGATATCCTTGGGAAAGGCAGGTGAGTATCTCTGGTGACAAAATATGGAATCTGGAAGTTGACAAGAGCAGCTTTCTGGACACTCACTGGAAAAAATGGCGTCTGGAATGGTGAGAAGGAGCATGAGTGAACAAAGAAAGATCTTCATGGTGCAAGAATTTCCTCTTTCCTTGCTTGgcctaaaaaaaagaacaaataacaatttaattaaaaacagatgttttccaAAAGCAGTTAATACAAATTAACTCAATGTCAACAAAGGTTGGGGCTAAAATatcatttttggttgtttagTTTAGACATTGACTCAtacggcttttttttttcacaaaggcATATTGTGATAGGTTGAACTTATTTGTAATAAGATTTCTAAAGCACTGAACCTTTCCTTCGGAAAGAAGATTTCTCAGCAAAACTTTGTATAATACATTTACAAAGTATTGTCTTTTCTGGCACTCATCTCAAGCTGACTAAAAGTCCAATTATGTTTGTAATGATTTGCAtctcatacatttttatttttttaagctcaAATTCTAAAATCAGCCTCACAAATGACTTTCCTTCTTTGGTCTTACAGCCTATGCCTGAGATAATGTGTTAAATATGTGAGATAGGAACTAGTGAAACAGCTCACGCAGTTgtttaacaacaaaataattttatgcAATTATCTAACCATCAAGTTATAGCTGCAGCAAATTATAAGGTTGGATCAGGGTTTGAGACAGAATTTCAGTAAATCTTCATTAACAAGAACTTCTTCTAGTTGGACTTATGGGTTTCATTTTAAGGTTTAGGCTTCTAAGACAGTTAACTCCAATGTCAGGACTTTGAAGGATAGTAGAAAGAAGGGAGAGGGAAATGTTTGAGAGATAAGAAGACACCAGTTAAGAACAGTAAGTTTATTATCAGCTGTCAAGTAAGATGCCCTTGAAGAAAGAGACAGGATGGGtttgttttgctcattttttagCCAAGTATGTAGAAgaactacattttatttttccttcatcCATAATCAGAGTCACTGACTTGTGTATTTTATGTCATACCTATACGTTGAAAAATTGAGATGTATTGGAAAAGAACGGGCTGTGGATCTCTCCTAAATTGTTTCTTGAAATTTATGATGTTGCTTCTTCAAGCGCTGTATTTTGGCCAACTGGAGGGTCTATTCTTTAACGCCTTAAATGGTTCAGTTCTTGATCTCTAAGCTGCACAAACAGCAAAGCCAAGTATGTGTGAGCCACACTTTTACGTAGATGAGGAACATGCTGGGGTCCAGGATGCCAGAAGTTCTGAATGCTTTATCTTATTCGCTCCCTTTTCACACTTCTTACAAGTACATTTTCAAACTTGCATATTGTTCACTTTATTATCAAACAGATTAAAAAGGTCGACACACAATAGGATTTATGTTTCTTGGTATCTTAGACATATAATTGTCCTCTTGCTGTTTCAAAATGGCTTTAAAACATTACTTTGTTTTCAACAAGAAGGATTACCACTATAGTAAAACtatagtgtttgtttttttaccccttTATCACATATTTCTTTCTGTTCATTGTTGAAATTGTAACGTTTTCCCCTTTTCTTGCCTTTCTTCAGGTCTTATATAAACAAAGCTGCTCATTTGTTTCCAGTGGGACTCTGTGGTAAATGGCATGAAAACACCACCCATCTGCAGTAGCTGTGCTGATTCTCTCAGAAATGGAAAACCTTGctgaaaaataatgacaatgtcTGACGGCTCTGTTTTGCTGCTGGCTCCAAGTGAATGAGCAGCAGAGGTGAGGGGTTGCAGTTAAACTACAATTTATACCCAGGGGCTGGGGGGGCAAGTCATGTTGACTCATTAGTAATTTACAGACCTCTGCAAGGTTATGGTTGGCTGGGGAGAAATCCAAACTAAGAGTATTATATTTGCTTTTGGGGCAAATAAAATTGTAATCACAGATAAAGACATAGAGGCTTACTGAAAATGGTGCTGATTCACGGATGTCTTAAAGTTGTTCAAAAGGGGCAAGCAGAAAAGATGACCACATGATTGTCTTATTGTATACTGTATAAAGAAcgacagaaaataaaaggatttgGAAGATAAACAAGAGATTTAAGGGAAGGGGGAGAATCAAACAAGAGCTGGTCTCAAGTTTTCTATCAAGTTGACAGtagcagaaaaaaagttgagtttatctttgttttaaatggaTTACATAAAGTGCAACTTTGGAactaaaaacagactttttaccTGGCAAAACCAGTTAAAGCTGAACTGAAATGTACAGTAACATCAAGGGagttttaaaaagagaataaGCCAAGagttaaaaacagaatattttccTTAGAATCTCTTAGTGGTATTGCTCCTCCATGGGGCAGATTGCTTGTTTGAGCGGGTCTCATCTCTACTGGGCCGGGCCCATTTAATAACTCAGCAGAGGAGAGACAGCGGTGGAGGTGGACGGGGAGGGATTCAGCCATTGAATATTGCAAGATCACAGATAAGGTGGAACTTGAGAGGGCTGAGTCCACTGTTTTCTTTCTATCTGGATGCAAGCGACTTGTGCGGATCGGTTACAAAGATAAGACACAGCTGCACTGTCACTGGTGTATGGATCCAAGTTGCACTTTCGTGTTGACTGACTGCTGTGAGtgcggggtggggggtggggggggtgcaGAGATAGGAGACACACAAGTCTTGTAATCCTGCACAAAAAGGAATGCCCCCTCCCTTCTTGCCTTCCTCCTTTCTAGTGTTGTAATTTCCTTTTCGCTCCCCTGTGCACTTGAGACATTCCTGAGAGAGGCAGCAGCTGAGTTTGAAAATGCCAGCTCGGTTCTCTTATTGGCATTTCCAGATTAACCCCAAGCTTTGATGAGATTTCTAATGCGACAAAGATTGAAGAAACCCAGCCGAATCTTCAATGTGTTAATCATATGGagtaaatgttttgatttatgCAAATCACAGCACTCAGTGATCTACGTACATTCTAGTGCTTtgataagaaaattaagaagCATAAAAACTCTGATTTCTCATTGTTTTGTCTAAgctttgtactttttttaaataagaaggaaaagaaaacaccaaCAGGGTAGCTGCAAAGATAAGAGCAATTTTCTATCAGCAGGGGCACCAGAGTCAATAAAGCTTAGTTTTGGTAGCTTTAGCGATTAAATCCCAGCAGCCTGTGTCAATAGTTTTTCTCTCCTCAGATGCAGGGCAATAGGACGGGGTACCAACAATGTACAGGCACATGACAGAGGCAGAAATTAAGAGTTTATGGTGGCAACCAATGTTTAAAGATAAAACGGCATATTGCTTCTTCAGTGGAACCTTATCTTCTCAGGAAAATATTCTTGTATAGCGAGCAGTTGAGCATGATCTATAACGGTGAGGCTACAAAGGCCATCGCTTTTATCCATCAGCAGTGTCTGCACCACCAGCTGGACACAGTTACTCGCAATCCTGTGAGGTTATCTTTCATCGTGTGAAGAGGTTCAAAGGCAAAGTAGGAGAAACAAGCGTTGTGCAAATTATCAGAGGACAAAGACGTTACCCAAGACGGTTTCCAAGCATTAACAGGCAGACATCAAATTTCTTAATGGATGACTGTTGGAATGCATGCGACACTAAAGAATTCCTTCTATGGATTGAGCCAACGGACCATTAGTGTGCTGCCTCACAGCTTGTTGTACCTGTTAAACTACATTACCATAAGCAAACACAGACGGATGGAAGCATGAGGAGAATGATGCTCAGTGTCTTTTAGTCTGCAAGAATGGGATGCTCCGCATACTTGCAAACTGACTTCTcttgagaagaaaaaacatgttttcctgcattaaaaTTTCctgcattaaaataaaaactgaaattaaagCTGACCTCAACAATGCATCTGATTAATTTTTGCACCATCCatgtaaataaagacaaattaaaaaggCCAATAAATAAGATCAAATGTCCAAAAGCTACACCTGAGCTTGGTAAAGCAGCTGGAGATGGTGCTTGTAAACATGTTTCCTTTGCAAAGGTTTCACAGCATGATcgataaagaacagaaaaaatgtgaagGACTTTTGATGAAGACTAGAAATAAtagcttttatttgtttcttgacTAGAGTACCAAGGAAGTTTTCAACTGAATTCAACTGGTAACTTGAACTGCATTAGTATTTTACTTGAATGGATATCTGTTGTGATGCATGATCTATTTAGAAAAGAATTA includes:
- the LOC105354562 gene encoding vasorin, with product MKIFLCSLMLLLTIPDAIFSSECPESCSCQLPDSIFCHQRYSPAFPKDIHPAIRNLYLFNNRIEVIKREDFSNLQDLELLDLSQNKLTELPDRVFEPLTSLKNLDLSSNQITHISEDCFHGMSKLERLYLYSNHITTIHPAAFDGLENLLELKLQNNMLKYPFTFSMPRLLLLDLSYNLLPTLSPSDLKTPNLESLKLASVGLTRVNDHLLKHLKNLHELDISGNHFTSFPSGVKEIPGLLYLSVAGNPMNPLKADDLQNLKELNQLDISSLGLHGLPEEFPLLLPNLKKLRVAQNPFNCLCNLVWFPRWLTDQGIILEKTAETRCHFPLSHARKLLTALKYSDFGCPSTTTVTTTTIKSTTTTTSVPVTTLPTTTKAGRVHKDTANPDDITPPFVTESSSIKTLDKSKEHFCPPQTCLHGGTCHLHEHGQVECTCPHGTSGMYCEIQNESLPSPPEPESPEATATADEPDITLRQPTGTSICLNLHRYIELRPYLSGIRITYRNLSGSDQRPRELSLPKSISEYTLRGLHPNSIYSICVSPFGAPIGTDSVCTKARTNPETITGKNVATTSPSPPTTALVPATAILLILVVIAVAIGVVCYLRWKKGKGHMDLDCEPSQLELDGVKAGLDNGALPQKQPQHMNPEPAVQNGGLEYVLLLQDHCASNNIMPSHKPPYF